A single window of Rhodamnia argentea isolate NSW1041297 chromosome 5, ASM2092103v1, whole genome shotgun sequence DNA harbors:
- the LOC115746650 gene encoding receptor-like protein kinase 7 isoform X2 has translation MDMLARMAAGLCVGRVLMLLCFSLSVVSASEGDEVQLLLKLKSVLETPSTAGVFSSWRAGDDKCGFTGIVCNSDGFVTEIDLSRKGLAGTLPFDSICSLGSLQKIDLGDNLLHGNVAADLRNCTSLKYLDLGFNSFSGKVPDLSTLSGLDFLNLNNSGFSGVFPWKSLENMTDLGFLSLGDNPFDVTSPFPMEVIKLEKLNWLYLTNCSIRGQIPEGIGNLTLLENLELSDNELSGEIPRSIARLGQLWQLELYNNSLTGKLPLWFGNLTRLMNFDASHNRLGGDLSEIRFLTSLASLQLFENQLTGEIPEELGELKNLTELSLYSNRLTGSLPPKLGSLADFNYIDVSDNSFTGSIPPDMCKNGEMTDLLMLDNRLTGTIPATYASCSSLTRLRLSNNSLSGAVPAGIWGLPNLTIIDLAANRLEGSIASDIRMGKSLAQLLLSDNRFSGELPEAMSEASSLVSIQLSLNGFVGKIPSTIGNLTKLNTLDLNGNLFSSSIPESIGSCVALADVNLSNNSLTGEIPDSIGNLPTLNSLNLSNNELSGVIPSSLALLKLSLLDLSNNRLTGPIPDSLSIEAYHDSFDGNPGLCSQRLKQFQPCISSSQATTHLGVILSCFFAGIFLLLIVFAITMYLKFRKKSNSLKSVNSLWRPDSWNMKPYRVLSFTQREIIDHVRTENLIGRGGSGNVYKVVLGNGKELAVKHIWASSSGSLRSHRSSLAILSKKSTGTPEYDAEVAALSSIRHVNVVKLYCSITSEDSHLLVYEYLPNGSVWDRLHESQKMEMGWDVRYEIALGAARGLEYLHHGCARPIIHRDVKSSNILLDEEWKPRIADFGLAKIVQPGPGGNWTHAIAGTLGYIAPEYAYTMKINEKSDVYSFGVVLMELVTGRRPIESEFGENEDIVRWVRGNTSSEKPLLDLVDANIPDTLKEDAVEVLRIAILCTANLPTVRPSMRMVVQMLEEAEPISLKNVLVDKVGENSQQTDLRQHFIW, from the exons ATGGACATGCTGGCCAGAATGGCGGCTGGGCTTTGTGTCGGGCGAGTGTTGATGCTGCTCTGCTTCTCTCTGAGTGTAGTTTCGGCCTCAGAGGGAGATGAGGTTCAGCTGCTGTTGAAGCTGAAGTCCGTGCTCGAGACACCGTCGACCGCAGGTGTTTTCAGTTCATGGCGGGCAGGCGACGACAAGTGCGGCTTCACTGGAATCGTGTGCAATTCGGATGGTTTCGTCACCGAAATCGATCTCTCTCGAAAAGGCCTGGCGGGTACGCTCCCTTTCGATTCGATATGCTCGCTTGGCTCTCTTCAAAAGATTGATCTTGGAGATAATCTTTTGCACGGTAATGTTGCCGCCGACCTGAGAAACTGCACGAGCCTGAAGTACTTGGACTTGGGGTTCAATTCTTTCTCCGGGAAAGTTCCTGATTTGTCCACTCTGAGCGGGTTGGACTTCTTGAACCTGAACAACAGTGGATTCTCAGGGGTCTTCCCATGGAAGTCGCTCGAAAACATGACCGATCTGGGCTTTTTGAGCCTCGGAGACAACCCTTTCGATGTGACGAGCCCCTTTCCCATGGAGGTCATCAAGTTGGAGAAGTTGAATTGGCTCTACCTCACCAATTGCAGCATAAGAGGGCAAATCCCGGAGGGCATCGGGAACTTGACGCTTCTCGAGAATCTCGAGCTCTCGGACAATGAGTTGTCCGGCGAGATCCCTCGGAGCATCGCAAGGCTCGGCCAGCTCTGGCAGCTCGAGCTCTACAACAATTCCTTGACTGGTAAGCTTCCTCTCTGGTTCGGGAACCTCACAAGACTCATGAACTTCGATGCGTCGCATAACAGGCTCGGAGGCGATCTCTCGGAGATCAGGTTCTTGACAAGCCTGGCCTCCTTGCAGCTCTTTGAGAACCAGTTGACAGGGGAGATTCCAGAGGAGCTTGGAGAGCTCAAGAATCTTACCGAACTCTCTCTCTACTCAAACAGGCTGACCGGTTCGCTTCCTCCGAAGCTTGGCTCGTTGGCGGACTTCAATTACATAGATGTGTCGGACAACTCGTTCACGGGAAGTATCCCGCCGGATATGTGCAAGAATGGGGAAATGACTGATCTTCTTATGCTGGATAACAGGCTCACCGGTACTATCCCGGCGACCTACGCGAGTTGCTCATCCTTAACTCGGTTACGCTTGAGCAATAACTCGCTTTCCGGTGCCGTTCCTGCTGGAATATGGGGCTTGCCGAATCTCACCATAATTGATCTTGCAGCGAATCGACTCGAGGGATCGATAGCGTCTGACATCAGAATGGGAAAATCTCTGGCCCAGTTACTTCTATCAGATAACAGATTTTCAGGCGAATTACCAGAAGCAATGTCGGAAGCATCTTCTTTGGTCTCGATTCAGCTGAGTTTGAATGGATTCGTGGGAAAGATTCCGTCGACAATTGGGAacttgacaaaattaaatacaCTCGATTTGAATGGAAATCTGTTCTCCAGCAGCATACCTGAATCGATTGGCTCCTGTGTCGCCCTCGCCGATGTAAACCTCTCAAACAACTCATTGACTGGAGAAATTCCGGACAGCATCGGAAACTTACCGACTCTGAACTCCCTGAACCTATCCAATAATGAACTTTCCGGTGTAATCCCATCGAGCCTGGCATTGCTGAAGCTAAGCCTTCTCGATCTCTCGAACAACCGGTTAACTGGTCCCATACCGGACTCTCTATCAATAGAAGCCTACCATGATAGCTTCGATGGGAATCCCGGCCTGTGTAGCCAGAGGCTTAAACAATTTCAGCCGTGTATTTCGAGTTCACAGGCAACCACTCACCTCGGGGTTATCCTCTCCTGCTTCTTCGCCGGAATATTTTTGTTGCTAATAGTATTCGCCATTACGATGTATCTGAAGTTCAGAAAGAAAAGCAATAGTCTCAAGAGTGTCAACAGTTTGTGGAGACCGGATTCCTGGAACATGAAGCCGTACCGAGTACTAAGCTTCACGCAGAGGGAAATAATCGATCACGTAAGAACTGAGAACTTGATCGGCAGGGGCGGATCGGGGAATGTGTACAAAGTCGTCCTGGGGAATGGCAAAGAACTTGCGGTGAAGCACATCTGGGCATCGAGTTCAGGCAGCTTGAGAAGCCATCGTAGCAGTTTGGCCATCCTCAGCAAGAAGAGCACGGGCACGCCCGAGTACGATGCTGAAGTGGCTGCACTGAGTTCGATTAGGCACGTGAATGTGGTCAAGTTGTACTGCAGCATCACGAGCGAGGACAGCCACCTGCTTGTTTACGAGTACTTGCCGAACGGGAGCGTGTGGGATCGGCTGCACGAGAGCCAGAAGATGGAGATGGGATGGGATGTGAGGTACGAGATTGCGTTAGGGGCTGCCCGGGGATTGGAGTATCTGCACCACGGGTGTGCTCGGCCGATTATACACCGCGATGTGAAATCGAGTAACATTCTGTTGGACGAGGAGTGGAAGCCGAGGATAGCGGATTTCGGGCTAGCGAAAATTGTGCAGCCCGGTCCCGGTGGTAATTGGACACATGCCATTGCAGGGACTCTTGGTTACATAGCTCCAG AGTATGCGTACACCATGAAGATCAATGAAAAGAGCGACGTCTACAGCTTCGGGGTCGTCCTGATGGAATTGGTCACTGGAAGGAGGCCGATCGAGTCGGAATTCGGGGAGAACGAGGACATTGTTCGCTGGGTGCGTGGAAACACGAGCAGCGAAAAGCCTTTGCTTGATCTGGTGGACGCCAACATTCCCGACACCCTAAAAGAAGACGCCGTTGAAGTGCTCCGGATAGCCATCCTTTGCACGGCTAACCTCCCAACCGTGAGGCCGTCGATGAGGATGGTGGTTCAGATGCTAGAGGAGGCCGAGCCTATCAGCCTCAAGAATGTCCTCGTCGACAAAGTAGGCGAAAACAGCCAACAGACCGA TCTGCGGCAGCATTTCATATGGTAG
- the LOC115746650 gene encoding receptor-like protein kinase 7 isoform X1 → MDMLARMAAGLCVGRVLMLLCFSLSVVSASEGDEVQLLLKLKSVLETPSTAGVFSSWRAGDDKCGFTGIVCNSDGFVTEIDLSRKGLAGTLPFDSICSLGSLQKIDLGDNLLHGNVAADLRNCTSLKYLDLGFNSFSGKVPDLSTLSGLDFLNLNNSGFSGVFPWKSLENMTDLGFLSLGDNPFDVTSPFPMEVIKLEKLNWLYLTNCSIRGQIPEGIGNLTLLENLELSDNELSGEIPRSIARLGQLWQLELYNNSLTGKLPLWFGNLTRLMNFDASHNRLGGDLSEIRFLTSLASLQLFENQLTGEIPEELGELKNLTELSLYSNRLTGSLPPKLGSLADFNYIDVSDNSFTGSIPPDMCKNGEMTDLLMLDNRLTGTIPATYASCSSLTRLRLSNNSLSGAVPAGIWGLPNLTIIDLAANRLEGSIASDIRMGKSLAQLLLSDNRFSGELPEAMSEASSLVSIQLSLNGFVGKIPSTIGNLTKLNTLDLNGNLFSSSIPESIGSCVALADVNLSNNSLTGEIPDSIGNLPTLNSLNLSNNELSGVIPSSLALLKLSLLDLSNNRLTGPIPDSLSIEAYHDSFDGNPGLCSQRLKQFQPCISSSQATTHLGVILSCFFAGIFLLLIVFAITMYLKFRKKSNSLKSVNSLWRPDSWNMKPYRVLSFTQREIIDHVRTENLIGRGGSGNVYKVVLGNGKELAVKHIWASSSGSLRSHRSSLAILSKKSTGTPEYDAEVAALSSIRHVNVVKLYCSITSEDSHLLVYEYLPNGSVWDRLHESQKMEMGWDVRYEIALGAARGLEYLHHGCARPIIHRDVKSSNILLDEEWKPRIADFGLAKIVQPGPGGNWTHAIAGTLGYIAPEYAYTMKINEKSDVYSFGVVLMELVTGRRPIESEFGENEDIVRWVRGNTSSEKPLLDLVDANIPDTLKEDAVEVLRIAILCTANLPTVRPSMRMVVQMLEEAEPISLKNVLVDKVGENSQQTEEKQQNTKPSS, encoded by the exons ATGGACATGCTGGCCAGAATGGCGGCTGGGCTTTGTGTCGGGCGAGTGTTGATGCTGCTCTGCTTCTCTCTGAGTGTAGTTTCGGCCTCAGAGGGAGATGAGGTTCAGCTGCTGTTGAAGCTGAAGTCCGTGCTCGAGACACCGTCGACCGCAGGTGTTTTCAGTTCATGGCGGGCAGGCGACGACAAGTGCGGCTTCACTGGAATCGTGTGCAATTCGGATGGTTTCGTCACCGAAATCGATCTCTCTCGAAAAGGCCTGGCGGGTACGCTCCCTTTCGATTCGATATGCTCGCTTGGCTCTCTTCAAAAGATTGATCTTGGAGATAATCTTTTGCACGGTAATGTTGCCGCCGACCTGAGAAACTGCACGAGCCTGAAGTACTTGGACTTGGGGTTCAATTCTTTCTCCGGGAAAGTTCCTGATTTGTCCACTCTGAGCGGGTTGGACTTCTTGAACCTGAACAACAGTGGATTCTCAGGGGTCTTCCCATGGAAGTCGCTCGAAAACATGACCGATCTGGGCTTTTTGAGCCTCGGAGACAACCCTTTCGATGTGACGAGCCCCTTTCCCATGGAGGTCATCAAGTTGGAGAAGTTGAATTGGCTCTACCTCACCAATTGCAGCATAAGAGGGCAAATCCCGGAGGGCATCGGGAACTTGACGCTTCTCGAGAATCTCGAGCTCTCGGACAATGAGTTGTCCGGCGAGATCCCTCGGAGCATCGCAAGGCTCGGCCAGCTCTGGCAGCTCGAGCTCTACAACAATTCCTTGACTGGTAAGCTTCCTCTCTGGTTCGGGAACCTCACAAGACTCATGAACTTCGATGCGTCGCATAACAGGCTCGGAGGCGATCTCTCGGAGATCAGGTTCTTGACAAGCCTGGCCTCCTTGCAGCTCTTTGAGAACCAGTTGACAGGGGAGATTCCAGAGGAGCTTGGAGAGCTCAAGAATCTTACCGAACTCTCTCTCTACTCAAACAGGCTGACCGGTTCGCTTCCTCCGAAGCTTGGCTCGTTGGCGGACTTCAATTACATAGATGTGTCGGACAACTCGTTCACGGGAAGTATCCCGCCGGATATGTGCAAGAATGGGGAAATGACTGATCTTCTTATGCTGGATAACAGGCTCACCGGTACTATCCCGGCGACCTACGCGAGTTGCTCATCCTTAACTCGGTTACGCTTGAGCAATAACTCGCTTTCCGGTGCCGTTCCTGCTGGAATATGGGGCTTGCCGAATCTCACCATAATTGATCTTGCAGCGAATCGACTCGAGGGATCGATAGCGTCTGACATCAGAATGGGAAAATCTCTGGCCCAGTTACTTCTATCAGATAACAGATTTTCAGGCGAATTACCAGAAGCAATGTCGGAAGCATCTTCTTTGGTCTCGATTCAGCTGAGTTTGAATGGATTCGTGGGAAAGATTCCGTCGACAATTGGGAacttgacaaaattaaatacaCTCGATTTGAATGGAAATCTGTTCTCCAGCAGCATACCTGAATCGATTGGCTCCTGTGTCGCCCTCGCCGATGTAAACCTCTCAAACAACTCATTGACTGGAGAAATTCCGGACAGCATCGGAAACTTACCGACTCTGAACTCCCTGAACCTATCCAATAATGAACTTTCCGGTGTAATCCCATCGAGCCTGGCATTGCTGAAGCTAAGCCTTCTCGATCTCTCGAACAACCGGTTAACTGGTCCCATACCGGACTCTCTATCAATAGAAGCCTACCATGATAGCTTCGATGGGAATCCCGGCCTGTGTAGCCAGAGGCTTAAACAATTTCAGCCGTGTATTTCGAGTTCACAGGCAACCACTCACCTCGGGGTTATCCTCTCCTGCTTCTTCGCCGGAATATTTTTGTTGCTAATAGTATTCGCCATTACGATGTATCTGAAGTTCAGAAAGAAAAGCAATAGTCTCAAGAGTGTCAACAGTTTGTGGAGACCGGATTCCTGGAACATGAAGCCGTACCGAGTACTAAGCTTCACGCAGAGGGAAATAATCGATCACGTAAGAACTGAGAACTTGATCGGCAGGGGCGGATCGGGGAATGTGTACAAAGTCGTCCTGGGGAATGGCAAAGAACTTGCGGTGAAGCACATCTGGGCATCGAGTTCAGGCAGCTTGAGAAGCCATCGTAGCAGTTTGGCCATCCTCAGCAAGAAGAGCACGGGCACGCCCGAGTACGATGCTGAAGTGGCTGCACTGAGTTCGATTAGGCACGTGAATGTGGTCAAGTTGTACTGCAGCATCACGAGCGAGGACAGCCACCTGCTTGTTTACGAGTACTTGCCGAACGGGAGCGTGTGGGATCGGCTGCACGAGAGCCAGAAGATGGAGATGGGATGGGATGTGAGGTACGAGATTGCGTTAGGGGCTGCCCGGGGATTGGAGTATCTGCACCACGGGTGTGCTCGGCCGATTATACACCGCGATGTGAAATCGAGTAACATTCTGTTGGACGAGGAGTGGAAGCCGAGGATAGCGGATTTCGGGCTAGCGAAAATTGTGCAGCCCGGTCCCGGTGGTAATTGGACACATGCCATTGCAGGGACTCTTGGTTACATAGCTCCAG AGTATGCGTACACCATGAAGATCAATGAAAAGAGCGACGTCTACAGCTTCGGGGTCGTCCTGATGGAATTGGTCACTGGAAGGAGGCCGATCGAGTCGGAATTCGGGGAGAACGAGGACATTGTTCGCTGGGTGCGTGGAAACACGAGCAGCGAAAAGCCTTTGCTTGATCTGGTGGACGCCAACATTCCCGACACCCTAAAAGAAGACGCCGTTGAAGTGCTCCGGATAGCCATCCTTTGCACGGCTAACCTCCCAACCGTGAGGCCGTCGATGAGGATGGTGGTTCAGATGCTAGAGGAGGCCGAGCCTATCAGCCTCAAGAATGTCCTCGTCGACAAAGTAGGCGAAAACAGCCAACAGACCGAAGAAAAGCAGCAAAACACCAAGCCCTCAAGCTGA
- the LOC115746655 gene encoding putative pentatricopeptide repeat-containing protein At1g02420, whose amino-acid sequence MRNLRKLSHRPRPWHADMLLRSFSSAETSTNADADRLYDTIRNLSSTNDLKQYFNSRKIVLSNELVDGVLKRFRFSHGNPLQALEFFRHANRRRGFDHSGFSVDTMLYILGRSRKFDLIWEVLTEMKRTDRSTITPRTMMVVLARVAKVCSVRQTVESFRMFRKFIPEFDTTCFNALLRTLCQEKSMHDARNVYHSLKRDFQPNLQTFNILLSGWKSAEEAENFFEEMKEMGVKPDIVSYNSLVDVYCKGREIDNAYKVVEKMREEDISPDVITYTSIIGGLGLIGQPDKARDVLKEMKEYGCYPDVAAYNAAIRNYCIAKRLGDAYSLLDEMESKGLSPNSTTYNLFFRIFYWSNDLRHSDGLYRRMMDAGCLPNTQSCMFLIKLCKRQENVDFALEIWNDMIQKGFGSYTLVSDVLFDLLCDVGKLAEAEKCFLQMVEKGHKPSNVSFRRIKVLMELANRSEALQNLSEKMRILQS is encoded by the coding sequence ATGCGAAACCTCAGGAAATTGTCGCATCGTCCTCGCCCATGGCACGCCGATATGCTCTTGCGTTCCTTCTCCTCCGCAGAGACGTCTACGAATGCCGACGCGGACCGGCTTTACGACACAATACGGAACTTGTCGTCTACGAACGACCTGAAACAGTACTTCAATTCGAGGAAGATAGTCCTGTCGAATGAGCTGGTCGATGGCGTGCTCAAGAGGTTCAGGTTCAGCCACGGGAACCCGCTGCAAGCTCTCGAGTTCTTTCGCCACGCGAACCGCAGGAGAGGGTTCGATCACTCCGGGTTTTCCGTGGATACGATGTTGTACATTCTGGGGAGGAGTCGCAAGTTCGATCTCATTTGGGAGGTCTTGACTGAAATGAAGAGGACGGATCGGTCCACGATCACGCCGCGGACTATGATGGTGGTTCTGGCCAGAGTCGCGAAGGTCTGCTCGGTGAGGCAGACCGTGGAGTCGTTTAGGATGTTTAGGAAGTTCATACCCGAGTTCGATACGACTTGCTTTAATGCGCTGTTGAGGACCTTGTGTCAGGAAAAGAGTATGCACGATGCGAGGAATGTTTACCACAGTCTAAAGCGCGACTTTCAGCCAAATTTGCAGACTTTCAATATACTCTTGTCGGGATGGAAATCCGCTGAAGAGGCCGAGAATTTTTTTGAGGAAATGAAGGAAATGGGTGTGAAACCTGACATTGTTTCATATAATTCTTTAGTTGATGTGTACTGTAAAGGTAGAGAAATTGACAATGCATATAAGGTCgttgagaaaatgagggaagAAGATATCTCGCCTGATGTAATCACCTATACTAGCATTATCGGTGGGTTGGGGCTAATTGGTCAGCCAGATAAAGCTAGAGATGTTTTGAAGGAAATGAAGGAGTATGGTTGCTACCCAGATGTCGCTGCATATAATGCTGCTATTAGAAATTATTGTATTGCAAAAAGGCTTGGTGATGCGTATAGCTTGCTGGATGAGATGGAGAGTAAGGGTTTAAGTCCAAATTCGACGACATACAATCTGTTCTTTAGAATTTTCTATTGGTCGAACGACTTGCGGCATTCTGATGGCTTGTATCGGAGGATGATGGATGCTGGATGTCTTCCCAATACACAGAGTTGTATGTTTCTAATTAAGTTGTGTAAGAGGCAGGAGAATGTGGACTTTGCCCTAGAGATATGGAATGACATGATTCAGAAAGGATTCGGATCTTACACTTTGGTATCAGATGTGTTGTTTGATTTGCTCTGTGATGTGGGGAAGTTGGCCGAAGCTGAAAAGTGTTTCCTGCAGATGGTAGAGAAAGGTCATAAGCCAAGTAATGTTTCCTTTAGGCGAATTAAGGTGCTGATGGAATTGGCAAATAGGTCCGAGGCCCTCCAGAATTTGTCAGAGAAGATGAGAATACTTCAGTCCTAA
- the LOC115746660 gene encoding probable pectin methylesterase CGR2: MARRVANATRRFADGGSIPFVGAVQSKTRSPPLLAIGLLVVGAILLIGYSFSGSGGSSGDGDAVSKIEGGVPCSLEVLRALPVLKKAYGDSLHKVLHVGPDTCAVVSQLLREEDTEAWGVEPYDLDEAGANCKRLVRKAIVRVADIKFPLPYRAKSFSLVIVSDALDYLSPRYLNRTLPELARVSTDGVVIFTGYPGQQRPKVAELSRFGRPAKLRSSSWWIRYFFQSKLEENESATKKFEQASSKRSYKPACQVFHLKSLP; the protein is encoded by the exons ATGGCAAGGAGGGTTGCAAATGCTACGAGGCGCTTTGCCGATGGTGGAAGTATACCTTTTGTAGGTGCAGTGCAATCCAAAACACGGTCGCCGCCTTTACTAGCTATAGGACTTTTAGTTGTG GGTGCAATCCTTCTGATTGGCTACTCTTTTAGTGGATCAG GAGGATCAAGTGGTGATGGAGATGCTGTAAGTAAAATTGAAG GTGGTGTACCATGCAGTCTGGAAGTGCTGAGAGCATTACCTGTTCTGAAGAAAGCATATGGTGATAGCCTGCACAAAGTATTGCATGTAGGTCCAGACACTTGTGCAGTGGTGTCTCAATTGTTAAGGGAAGAAGATACTGAAGCTTGGGGTGTTGAACCGTATGATTTAGATGAAGCTGGGGCCAACTGCAAAAGGCTTGTTCGCAAAGCAATCGTACGTGTAGCTGATATCAAGTTTCCTCTTCCTTACCGGGCAAAATCTTTCTCTCTTGTTATAGTATCAGATGCATTGGACTACCTGTCTCCAAGATACCTCAACAGAACCCTTCCGGAATTGGCAAGGGTATCCACTGATGGTGTTGTCATTTTCACGG GCTATCCAGGTCAGCAGAGACCTAAAGTTGCTGAGTTATCAAGATTTGGTCGTCCA GCCAAATTGCGGAGCTCATCTTGGTGGATAAGGTACTTTTTTCAGAGCAAACTAGAAGAAAATGAATCTGCCACGAAGAAGTTCGAACAAGCTTCAAGTAAGCGATCATATAAACCGGCCTGCCAGGTTTTCCATCTGAAATCGTTGCCTTGA
- the LOC115746651 gene encoding dnaJ protein ERDJ2A-like — translation MAASEENSALFPIFILTIMALPLVPYTVMKLCHAATKKSKITHCQCSECLRSGKYRRSIFKRISTFSTCSNLTLVLLWVVIIFLVYYIKNMSGEIQVFEPFSILGLEPGASDSEIKKAYRRLSIQYHPDKNPDPEAHNYFVEYISKAYQALTDPISKENFEKYGHPDGKQGFQMGIALPQFLLDIDGASGGILLLWIVGVCILLPLVIAVIYLSRSSKYTGNYVMHHTLSNYYRLMKPSLAPSKVMEVFIKAAEFMEIPVRRTDEEPLQKLFLLVRSELNLDLKNIKQEQAKFWKQHPPFVKTELLIQAQLTRESDSLSPALVGDFRRVLELAPRLLEELMKMAVIPRTAQGHGWLRPAIGVVELSQCIIQAVPLSAKKTTGGSTEGNAPLLQLPHMSESVIKRIARKKVRTFQELRDMSLEDRAGLLQAAGLSSTEVQDIERVLEMMPSLSIDVTCETEGEEGIQEGDVVTIQAWVTLKRDNGLVGALPHAPRYPFHKEESYWFLLADPNTNDVWFSQKLSFMDEAAAVSAASKAIEETMEGLGADAKEKSKAVREAVEKVRGGSRLVMGKFLAPAEGNYNLTCYCLCDSWIGCDRKLNLKVKVLKRTRAGTRGGAALEEAVVDDGVEEEEESDEEEYDYESEYSEDEADEQDSKKKGKTANGTVPKKGSSSEGSGTDED, via the exons ATGGCTGCGTCGGAGGAGAATAGTGCACTGTTTCCTATTTTCATTTTGACTATAATGGCGCTGCCTTTAGTGCCTTATACTGTTATGAAGTTATGCCATGCTGCTACCAAAAAATCGAAGATCACGCATTGCCAGTGTTCGGAATGCCTGCGATCAGGGAAGTATCGCAGGTCAATATTCAAGAGG ATCTCTACATTTTCAACGTGCAGCAACCTGACATTAGTTCTGCTCTGGGTCGTAATAATATTTCTAGTCTACTACATAAAAAATATGAGTGGGGAG ATTCAAGTTTTTGAGCCATTTAGCATTCTTGGGTTAGAACCTGGAGCTTCCGATTCAGAAATAAAGAAGGCGTATAGAAGACTTTCAATTCAATACCATCCTGATAAGAATCCTGATCCAG AGGCGCACAACTATTTCGTGGAGTACATTTCCAAGGCTTATCAAGCTCTCACTGATCCTATATctaaggaaaattttgaaaaatatggtcATCCGGATGGGAAGCAG GGATTTCAAATGGGCATTGCTCTCCCTCAGTTCCTGCTGGATATTGATGGTGCTTCTGGTGGAATTCTTCTACTTTGGATTGTGGGCGTCTGTATTCTCTTGCCTTTAGTTATTGCTGTGATATACCTCTCAAGGTCATCAAAGTATACTGGAAACTATGTCATGCATCATACACTGTCCAATTACTATCGTTTAATGAAACCTTCTTTGGCCCCAAG CAAAGTTATGGAGGTCTTTATCAAGGCTGCTGAATTCATGGAAATTCCAGTCCGAAGGACTGATGAGGAACCCCTTCAAAAGCTGTTTTTATTGGTCAGGAGTGAGTTGAATCTGGATCTCAAGAACATCAAGCAAGAACAAGCTAAGTTTTGGAAGCAACATCCCCCATTCGTTAAG ACAGAATTGTTGATTCAGGCTCAGTTAACAAGGGAATCAGATTCCTTATCTCCAGCTTTGGTCGGTGATTTCAGACGTGTTTTGGAACTTGCGCCTCGGCTACTTGAAGAACTAATGAAG ATGGCTGTCATTCCACGCACTGCCCAAGGACATGGTTGGCTGAGGCCTGCAATTGGGGTTGTGGAGCTTTCTCAATGCATTATTCAG GCTGTTCCTCTCAGTGCAAAGAAGACAACTGGAGGATCTACTGAAGGCAATGCACCTTTGCTGCAGCTACCGCATATGAGTGAATCTGTTATTAAGAGGATTGCTCGCAAG AAAGTGAGAACATTTCAGGAGCTCCGGGACATGTCTCTTGAAGACCGCGCGGGACTGCTCCAGGCAGCGGGCCTCTCCAGCACAGAAGTGCAAGACATAGAGAGAGTTCTAGAGATGATGCCATCTCTATCAATAGATGTTACGTGCGAGACTGAAGGTGAAGAAGGCATACAAGAGGGCGATGTGGTCACGATTCAGGCTTGGGTTACACTTAAAAGAGATAATGGACTCGTCGGCGCCCTACCTCATGCTCCGCGGTATCCTTTTCACAAAGAAGAAAGTTACTGGTTTCTTCTGGCAGACCCCAACACCAATGACGTTTGGTTTTCTCAGAAGTTAAGTTTCATGGATGAAGCGGCAGCTGTAAGTGCTGCCTCTAAGGCTATCGAGGAGACTATGGAAGGATTGGGAGCAGatgcaaaggaaaaaagtaagGCCGTCAGAGAAGCAGTGGAGAAGGTGAGGGGTGGCTCGAGGCTGGTTATGGGCAAGTTTTTGGCCCCAGCGGAAGGGAACTACAATTTGACGTGTTACTGCTTGTGTGATTCGTGGATTGGCTGTGACAGAAAACTGAATTTGAAGGTGAAAGTTCTCAAAAGGACTCGTGCAGGCACTAGAGGCGGCGCAGCACTGGAAGAGGCCGTCGTGGATGACGGggttgaagaggaagaggagagtgATGAAGAGGAGTACGATTACGAGAGCGAGTACAGCGAAGATGAGGCTGACGAGCAGGACTCGAAAAAGAAGGGCAAGACTGCCAACGGCACAGTGCCTAAGAAGGGCTCAAGTTCAGAAGGCTCCGGGACAGATGAGGACTGA